The genome window AGGCGCGCAGAGCGTGGCACCGTCGTGGGAAACGTTGACGCCGGATGCCGGCGATCCGCGCACCAACGCGGACGAATGGCTGGAAGCGGATGGTCTGGGCGGATTTGCCTCCGGCACGCGGTATGGCATTCGCACGCGGCGCTATCATGCATTGCTGTTGAGCGCGTCGGTCCCACCATCCGGTCGGCTCGTGTTGATCAATGGCGTGGAGGCCTGGGTAGAAACGGCGCAGGGCGATGTTATCGCCTTGACGACGCAGGCCTACGCCCCCGACACCTTGCACCCCGATGGCTGGCGTCGCCTGCGGGCCTTTTCCGCCACGCCCTGGCCGACATGGCGCTACACGCTGGCCGCCACTCCCGATGCGGACGATGGCGGCGACAGCGTCACCTTCGAGATCTGTAATGCCGCGCAAGGCGGCGATGTCATCCTGCGATGGTCGGCACAGGATCGGACCGGTGCGCTAGCCGGCGCGCGATTGCGCGTGCGCCCGCTGTTGAGCGTGCGCGATTATCACTCGCTGCATAAGCGCAACGATCGCTTCGACTTCACGCCATCGGGCCAGGGCGGGCGCATCAGTTGGCGCCCTTATGCGGACCGTATCGCCGTGTCGGTACTCAGCAATGGCACTTATCGTCACGACCCGGAATGGTTCGATCGATTCCGTTACCAAGAAGAGACGATGCGCGGCCTCGACGACACGGAGGACCTTGCATCGCCGGGTATCTTTACGTTTGCCTTCGGTGATCCGGGCGATCAGGCGATGATGGTGCTCCGTGCCGGCGACAGCCGCGATATCCGCGTACGCGATTATGTCCACCAGGCCTTGCAACACGCAATGACGACACGCGCGGCGCGCAGTGCGCATATCGCGGCGGCGCTGCGCCACCCCGCGCGATCGAGCGTCGCAGCCATCGCCGCGGCCGACACGCCGCCCCCATCGGCGGACACCTTGGCGGTCCTCGGCCGTGCGGTGCACAGTTATATCGTCGAGCGCGGTGCCGGCGCGACGGTGATTGCCGGCTATCCCTGGTTCACCGACTGGGGCCGCGACACATTCATCGCGCTGCGAGGCATTGCCTTGTCCAGCGGAAACATTGCGCTCGCGGGCGCGATTTTGCAGGAATGGGCGTCGGTGGTCGATCAGGGCATGCTGCCCAACCGCTTTACCGATGATGCGAATCCGGATGCCCCGGCGGAATACAACGCGGTGGATGCATCATTGTGGTTTGTCGTCGCGGCGCACGCCTTTCTCGGGCACGCGCCAGATACCGGTGCACAAGACGGTCTGGAACGCGGCGTATCGGCAGAGGACGGCAATGCCGCGCCGGGCGCCAGCATCGGCGCCGCGGAGGCAGGTTCCGGACCCGCCGCGTCGATCGGCGTCGGCACGCATCCGCTGCAACCGATCCTGCATCGGGCCATGGAAGCCATCGTCGAGGGCTATGCCGGCGGC of Robbsia sp. KACC 23696 contains these proteins:
- a CDS encoding amylo-alpha-1,6-glucosidase, which translates into the protein MKTEAVPPQRTRARAKSRTVAPAAASAELATASATVGSVTTGSPDIATGAQSVAPSWETLTPDAGDPRTNADEWLEADGLGGFASGTRYGIRTRRYHALLLSASVPPSGRLVLINGVEAWVETAQGDVIALTTQAYAPDTLHPDGWRRLRAFSATPWPTWRYTLAATPDADDGGDSVTFEICNAAQGGDVILRWSAQDRTGALAGARLRVRPLLSVRDYHSLHKRNDRFDFTPSGQGGRISWRPYADRIAVSVLSNGTYRHDPEWFDRFRYQEETMRGLDDTEDLASPGIFTFAFGDPGDQAMMVLRAGDSRDIRVRDYVHQALQHAMTTRAARSAHIAAALRHPARSSVAAIAAADTPPPSADTLAVLGRAVHSYIVERGAGATVIAGYPWFTDWGRDTFIALRGIALSSGNIALAGAILQEWASVVDQGMLPNRFTDDANPDAPAEYNAVDASLWFVVAAHAFLGHAPDTGAQDGLERGVSAEDGNAAPGASIGAAEAGSGPAASIGVGTHPLQPILHRAMEAIVEGYAGGTRYGIHADVDGLLFAGVPESQLTWMDARVGIRPVTPRIGKPVEVQALWINALRIVGAWVPKWRDLADQAQASFTRRFIQDGAGQATADHDQDAPANGIFGDVHEHGLHDNVDADGEPGRIDASLRPNQIFAVGGLPYPVVDLPTARAIVAHVERHLWTPMGLRTLAPSDPRYIGRYEGSPDRRDNAYHQGTVWPWLLGPFVEAWLRVHAHGRAPADLDRVAAEARRRFIAPLDAHLASAGIGHISEIADGDAPHTPRGAPFQAWSLAERLRMEVLLRYPESAATVPFI